From the genome of Thermococcus chitonophagus, one region includes:
- a CDS encoding CDP-2,3-bis-(O-geranylgeranyl)-sn-glycerol synthase — protein MNPVFEAFWYILPAYFANSSPVVLGGGTPMDFGKKWKDGRRILGDGKTWRGFFGGLTVGTLIGVIQYYLMPSYYGSLGLALKLAFLLALGALVGDLIGSFIKRRLDLPRGYPAVGLDQWGFLISALCFAYPVKTIPTGEVLFLLVVTPLIHWGTNVFAYKMGWKSVPW, from the coding sequence ATGAATCCAGTGTTTGAAGCTTTCTGGTACATCCTTCCCGCCTACTTCGCCAATTCCTCCCCAGTTGTCTTGGGTGGAGGAACTCCAATGGACTTCGGCAAGAAGTGGAAGGATGGGAGGAGGATTCTAGGAGATGGAAAAACCTGGAGGGGATTCTTTGGGGGTCTAACGGTGGGGACGCTCATCGGCGTCATTCAGTACTATTTAATGCCCAGTTATTATGGTTCCCTGGGACTGGCACTTAAGCTGGCCTTTCTCCTAGCCCTAGGGGCCCTTGTTGGTGATTTAATTGGCAGTTTCATAAAGAGAAGGCTAGATTTGCCCAGGGGATATCCAGCGGTTGGCTTAGACCAGTGGGGATTTCTAATTTCAGCCTTGTGCTTCGCCTATCCAGTAAAAACCATTCCTACGGGGGAAGTCCTGTTCCTGCTCGTTGTAACACCACTAATCCACTGGGGCACGAACGTATTCGCTTACAAGATGGGGTGGAAGAGCGTGCCTTGGTAG
- a CDS encoding Era-like GTP-binding protein, protein MIKVAIIGAENVGKSTLMNALLGGKVSEVSEVPGTTKGTVKRYFGKVKLPKTMKNPFGGADELVLIDTAGLFDPEKEMRGKVLSEEKFKELIREITNADVIIHMIDATKGLHRGMEKLHYMLKFRYEKPIIVVINKIDLVPREKVEELANIVEKRLEQKPILLSLVTYEGFNELLNALAYYAQYATR, encoded by the coding sequence ATGATAAAGGTTGCGATCATAGGGGCCGAGAACGTGGGCAAATCAACGTTAATGAACGCACTACTTGGGGGCAAAGTCTCAGAGGTCTCTGAGGTCCCCGGAACTACCAAGGGAACTGTGAAGAGGTACTTTGGAAAGGTTAAGCTACCAAAGACAATGAAGAATCCCTTTGGAGGTGCAGATGAGCTCGTCCTTATAGACACCGCCGGCCTTTTTGATCCCGAAAAGGAAATGAGGGGAAAAGTTCTAAGTGAAGAGAAGTTCAAAGAGCTCATAAGGGAGATTACAAATGCCGACGTCATAATTCACATGATCGATGCAACAAAAGGGCTTCACAGAGGAATGGAGAAGTTGCACTACATGCTTAAGTTCAGATACGAAAAACCAATAATAGTCGTGATAAACAAGATAGATCTGGTTCCCAGGGAAAAAGTCGAGGAACTGGCGAATATAGTTGAAAAGAGGCTTGAACAAAAACCAATTCTGCTCTCCCTAGTAACCTATGAAGGATTCAACGAGCTTTTGAATGCGCTGGCTTATTATGCTCAGTACGCCACTCGATAA
- a CDS encoding GTP-binding protein: MRKRVKLGHHYYYIVTPEELKNGKYKGKNVVIEGEIESKPVIEFLPMELPSYRTIFTMAGLKIEFSGTPYVKSGEKIKVYGVFVGDGIIARAIETEGAIYLTEE; this comes from the coding sequence ATGAGGAAGAGGGTTAAGCTTGGCCATCACTATTATTACATAGTAACACCTGAAGAGCTCAAAAACGGGAAGTATAAGGGCAAAAATGTTGTGATAGAGGGGGAGATTGAGAGCAAACCTGTAATCGAATTTCTGCCAATGGAGCTTCCAAGTTACAGGACGATCTTTACTATGGCAGGCCTAAAAATCGAGTTTTCGGGAACCCCTTACGTTAAGTCTGGAGAGAAGATAAAAGTTTATGGGGTGTTCGTGGGGGACGGAATAATAGCGAGGGCCATTGAGACCGAAGGTGCAATATACCTCACTGAGGAGTGA
- a CDS encoding HD domain-containing protein, which produces MLEKIKMVMRLKVLPRMGWLLKGVPNPESIADHSYMVAFITLLLAEDLKKKGVRIDVEKALKMAILHDVAEAVVTDLPLPAQRYLEKESAELSAFNDLLPEFYSIFNEYREGSSLEAQLVKFADKVEMLVQAHMYELSGNRNLGEFWKSLEDLERMEIAKYFADLLSELRRLKS; this is translated from the coding sequence ATGCTTGAGAAAATAAAAATGGTCATGAGGCTAAAGGTTCTCCCCAGGATGGGATGGCTACTTAAAGGAGTGCCGAATCCCGAGAGTATAGCCGATCACTCATATATGGTTGCCTTCATCACACTTTTATTGGCGGAGGACCTAAAGAAAAAGGGAGTTAGGATCGATGTAGAGAAGGCCCTTAAAATGGCGATACTCCACGATGTTGCGGAAGCAGTGGTAACGGATTTACCCCTCCCAGCTCAAAGGTACCTTGAGAAAGAATCAGCTGAGCTTAGCGCCTTTAATGATTTATTGCCCGAGTTCTATAGTATATTCAATGAGTACAGGGAAGGATCATCACTTGAAGCTCAGCTCGTCAAGTTCGCAGATAAGGTGGAGATGTTAGTTCAAGCCCACATGTACGAGCTCTCTGGGAACAGAAACTTGGGAGAGTTTTGGAAATCCCTAGAGGATCTTGAAAGAATGGAAATAGCCAAGTATTTTGCGGATCTTTTAAGCGAGCTCAGGAGGCTTAAATCTTGA
- a CDS encoding MraY family glycosyltransferase, producing the protein MIEGLAFVLSLVLTYYIADIMKKAGIVGRDVHKPYDIYVAEMGGISLVFSIALFGAVIKAPQQILTIFLLMGLVGIVDDLTNLRQSHKVLLSALATLPLLTYFNREYIILGHLQLQLSFIAPVVFWLYTIASANLVNMLAGFNGLEVGTSAVIFFFLYLLSGDRLALVALLASLGFLVWNRYPARVFPGDTGTLSLGALMAMIAIDNGLELPLAIMLLPHAIDFLLKMRVKFRGKKIGGAKLREDGTLSPPPYLSFLGLIMRIKRVKEWELVIYVWIIEALLGVVAFSLSA; encoded by the coding sequence TTGATTGAGGGACTGGCTTTTGTCTTATCTTTAGTCCTTACCTATTACATTGCAGATATTATGAAAAAAGCAGGGATAGTTGGGAGAGACGTTCACAAACCGTATGATATTTACGTGGCAGAGATGGGTGGGATTTCTCTTGTCTTTTCGATAGCCCTTTTTGGGGCCGTCATTAAAGCTCCGCAGCAAATCTTGACTATCTTCCTACTTATGGGATTAGTTGGCATTGTCGATGATCTTACTAACCTTCGTCAGTCCCACAAGGTGTTGCTTTCAGCCTTAGCAACGCTACCTCTTCTAACGTACTTTAATAGGGAGTACATTATATTGGGGCACCTACAGCTACAGTTGTCATTCATTGCTCCGGTGGTGTTCTGGTTATACACAATTGCATCTGCGAACTTAGTTAACATGCTTGCGGGATTTAACGGCCTGGAGGTTGGCACTTCAGCGGTGATATTCTTTTTCCTCTACCTGCTCTCAGGTGATAGGCTGGCCCTAGTCGCGCTCCTTGCCTCCTTGGGGTTCTTGGTATGGAACAGGTATCCGGCAAGGGTTTTCCCGGGGGACACTGGAACGCTGTCTCTAGGCGCGCTAATGGCCATGATAGCCATAGATAACGGGCTTGAGCTTCCCCTCGCTATAATGTTACTTCCCCACGCCATAGACTTCCTTCTGAAGATGAGGGTTAAGTTTAGGGGAAAAAAGATTGGGGGGGCAAAGCTCAGGGAGGACGGTACACTATCTCCCCCGCCCTACCTATCATTCCTGGGGCTAATCATGAGAATAAAAAGGGTTAAAGAGTGGGAACTTGTGATCTACGTGTGGATCATTGAGGCCCTGCTCGGGGTTGTCGCATTTAGTCTATCAGCTTAA
- the cas6 gene encoding CRISPR-associated endoribonuclease Cas6 encodes MRIEIKLLPLKDNAILPFNYNYEVYTQILEKVNSIEPGLTKMLSSPHGYWTFSRIIVRKRRILPEKGIEILSDDVSLYVSSSNEEIIRAIAEAVEKSPEFKIGDVTFLVGDIKAIKVKSIGRENMFSTLSPVVVRTVKFENGKLRHWDLYPHDDLFMDRLRKVMFLRYNEIMGYLPEDKDFKIEVLKFKPTRLMVGDSYIRGSLMVFRYVGSEEIAKFGYENGFGEKTRFGFGMVKLID; translated from the coding sequence ATGAGAATTGAGATAAAACTGCTTCCTCTTAAAGATAATGCAATTCTGCCTTTCAATTACAATTACGAGGTATATACTCAGATTTTAGAAAAGGTGAATTCTATAGAGCCGGGTTTGACAAAAATGCTTTCTTCTCCCCATGGATATTGGACATTTTCTCGGATTATCGTCAGGAAGAGAAGGATACTGCCCGAGAAAGGCATCGAAATACTCTCGGATGATGTCTCCCTCTACGTTTCATCGTCCAACGAGGAGATAATCAGGGCAATAGCAGAGGCCGTCGAGAAAAGTCCCGAGTTTAAAATTGGGGATGTAACGTTTCTCGTTGGAGACATAAAGGCGATAAAAGTCAAGAGCATAGGGAGGGAAAATATGTTTTCCACGCTGAGCCCCGTAGTCGTTAGGACCGTTAAGTTTGAGAACGGGAAGCTCAGGCATTGGGATCTTTACCCACACGATGATCTATTCATGGACAGGCTGAGAAAGGTCATGTTCCTCCGCTATAATGAAATTATGGGATACCTCCCAGAGGATAAGGATTTTAAGATAGAGGTGCTAAAGTTCAAGCCAACAAGGTTAATGGTTGGAGATTCTTACATCAGGGGCTCACTGATGGTCTTTAGGTATGTTGGCTCGGAAGAAATTGCAAAGTTTGGATACGAGAATGGATTTGGAGAAAAAACAAGATTTGGCTTTGGAATGGTTAAGCTGATAGACTAA
- a CDS encoding site-2 protease family protein: MAKGIYECIQCGHREVRDTTRPLLPGACPVCGGDMILVGYEVEIEGEEKPSIEEELLKYYELGPLLERRGEVLVYEVLSIKEENFEKVLREVEKLGYWIALKRGNGKVLLYVFPAQRVETKENPLIGVMLFILTLLSTFFAGYILSLNYIQTLEELGIPGVKNVYLNALAFSVGIMAILGTHEMGHKIAATIHGVKSTFPYFIPFPSFIGTLGAVIRVKSPIPTRNAAIDLGVSGPIAGLIVAIPVTIIGLKLSAIVPQSYLQPGETIYFGTSILFYVLTKLVLGDLGDNVGIILHPLAIAGWVGILVTFLNLIPAAQLDGGHVARALLPERVHRVLTYALGFLAIGLSYFWPGWLLWGLLILLMGRIGNPGALDEVTPLTLGRKVLAVIAVVIFIVSAVPIPFSS, from the coding sequence TTGGCGAAAGGGATCTATGAGTGCATACAGTGCGGTCACAGGGAGGTTAGGGATACAACTCGGCCATTACTTCCCGGCGCGTGTCCTGTGTGTGGGGGAGACATGATACTCGTGGGCTATGAGGTTGAGATAGAAGGGGAGGAGAAGCCCAGCATAGAGGAGGAGTTATTAAAGTACTATGAGCTAGGCCCCCTCCTTGAGAGGAGGGGAGAAGTTCTGGTGTATGAGGTTCTCTCAATAAAAGAGGAGAATTTTGAGAAGGTTCTAAGGGAAGTCGAAAAGCTTGGCTACTGGATAGCCTTAAAAAGGGGAAATGGGAAAGTTTTGCTTTACGTCTTCCCAGCTCAGAGAGTAGAGACAAAAGAAAATCCACTGATCGGTGTCATGCTTTTTATCTTAACCTTACTTAGCACATTTTTTGCAGGCTACATTCTATCCCTGAACTACATACAGACGCTTGAAGAGCTCGGTATTCCTGGGGTCAAGAACGTTTATCTGAATGCTTTAGCTTTTTCAGTGGGGATAATGGCAATCCTTGGCACTCATGAGATGGGACACAAAATTGCGGCAACCATTCACGGCGTTAAGTCAACGTTTCCCTACTTCATTCCGTTCCCCTCTTTCATAGGAACCCTTGGGGCCGTGATAAGGGTAAAATCCCCCATTCCAACTAGGAATGCGGCCATAGATTTGGGAGTCAGTGGGCCGATTGCTGGGCTTATTGTTGCGATTCCGGTAACGATAATCGGTCTCAAACTGTCCGCAATAGTCCCCCAGAGCTACCTCCAGCCCGGAGAAACAATATACTTTGGAACCAGCATCCTGTTCTACGTCCTGACTAAGCTTGTCTTGGGGGACCTCGGAGACAACGTCGGGATAATTCTTCACCCCCTGGCGATCGCAGGGTGGGTTGGGATACTTGTGACCTTCCTAAACCTAATACCAGCGGCCCAGCTTGACGGGGGCCACGTTGCAAGGGCACTCCTTCCGGAGAGGGTTCACAGGGTTTTAACTTATGCTTTGGGATTTCTGGCAATTGGACTAAGTTATTTCTGGCCAGGATGGCTCCTGTGGGGACTACTAATCCTTTTGATGGGAAGAATAGGCAATCCTGGGGCACTGGATGAAGTTACACCCTTAACCCTGGGGAGAAAAGTGCTTGCGGTGATTGCCGTTGTCATCTTCATAGTGTCGGCAGTTCCAATACCGTTCTCGAGCTGA
- a CDS encoding DUF126 domain-containing protein: protein MKLKGRGIGRGIVEGEIVVSRVPLSFLGGVDPETGIITDAESDIKGESIKGKILAFPRGKGSTVGSYVIYALAKSGNGPKALIVEDAETIVTVGAIISGIPLVTGIDIKKLKTGMRVRVNAETGEVEIIGERDL from the coding sequence ATGAAGCTGAAGGGTAGGGGAATAGGAAGGGGCATAGTTGAGGGAGAGATAGTAGTTTCAAGGGTGCCACTCTCATTTTTGGGCGGCGTTGACCCCGAAACTGGAATTATTACGGATGCCGAGAGCGACATAAAGGGCGAGAGCATAAAGGGAAAAATATTGGCCTTCCCCAGGGGCAAAGGATCGACCGTTGGCTCTTATGTAATATACGCCCTAGCGAAGAGCGGTAATGGCCCTAAGGCATTAATCGTCGAGGACGCAGAGACAATAGTAACGGTTGGCGCGATAATCTCCGGGATACCTCTCGTAACTGGAATAGACATTAAAAAGCTGAAGACGGGGATGAGGGTCAGGGTGAATGCCGAGACTGGGGAGGTGGAGATAATTGGCGAAAGGGATCTATGA
- a CDS encoding aconitase X catalytic domain-containing protein: MYLTKEEELALSGEYGPAVQKAMEILVALGDIYNADRLIPIKSAQIAGVSYKNLGEYGMQFLRDFVEMGAKVSVYTTLNPAGIGDEEFTEKQQEILDLYRAMGVEITSTCTPYYGPNLPKFGDHLAWSESSAVSFANSVLGARTNREGGPSSLAAAIVGKTPKYGLHLEENRKATHVIKVEAEVKERTEYSILGYRIGEIVKDGVPYIKGIRPDVDDLKAMGASMAASGSVALYHVEGETPEWRVALTDDVEKIAVDKKDLQDVRDRFSAEWGAVDFILLGCPHASLREIKEIAELLRMRNRPLKVPLFVTVSKSVKALADYLGYTEIIERYNGKLLSDVCLVVSPVNEWYSGVATNSGKAAFYFKSFGLNVRLDSLEKIIMEAP; this comes from the coding sequence ATGTACCTGACCAAAGAGGAAGAACTGGCTCTTTCAGGAGAATATGGTCCTGCAGTTCAGAAGGCCATGGAGATTTTGGTTGCCCTTGGTGATATCTACAATGCTGACAGGTTAATCCCAATAAAAAGCGCTCAAATAGCTGGAGTTAGCTATAAGAATCTTGGAGAGTACGGAATGCAGTTCCTAAGGGACTTCGTCGAGATGGGGGCCAAGGTTTCCGTGTACACAACCCTAAACCCGGCGGGGATAGGAGATGAGGAGTTCACCGAAAAACAGCAGGAAATCCTTGACTTATACCGGGCAATGGGAGTTGAAATAACCTCCACGTGCACACCTTACTATGGCCCAAACCTTCCAAAGTTTGGTGATCACCTTGCCTGGAGCGAAAGCTCGGCAGTAAGTTTCGCCAACTCCGTTTTAGGTGCAAGAACGAACAGAGAAGGCGGTCCTTCAAGCTTGGCCGCCGCGATAGTTGGGAAGACGCCGAAGTACGGCCTCCACTTGGAGGAGAACAGGAAGGCTACTCACGTGATAAAGGTTGAGGCGGAAGTGAAAGAGAGGACTGAGTACTCGATCTTGGGCTACAGGATAGGGGAGATCGTTAAGGATGGTGTGCCCTATATAAAAGGGATAAGGCCAGATGTCGATGATCTGAAGGCAATGGGGGCCAGCATGGCTGCGAGCGGTAGCGTTGCCCTCTACCATGTTGAAGGAGAAACCCCAGAGTGGAGAGTTGCTTTAACTGATGATGTGGAGAAGATAGCAGTTGATAAGAAGGATCTCCAAGATGTTAGAGATAGGTTCTCGGCCGAGTGGGGGGCAGTTGACTTTATACTATTGGGATGCCCACACGCTTCCCTTAGGGAGATCAAAGAGATAGCGGAACTGTTGAGGATGAGGAACAGGCCCCTAAAGGTTCCGCTCTTCGTAACCGTTAGTAAGTCTGTGAAAGCATTAGCTGACTACCTTGGCTACACCGAGATAATTGAGAGGTACAACGGTAAATTGTTGAGCGACGTCTGCCTAGTTGTATCCCCAGTGAACGAGTGGTATTCAGGCGTGGCAACCAACAGCGGAAAGGCGGCGTTCTACTTCAAGTCATTTGGCTTGAACGTTAGATTAGATAGCCTCGAAAAAATAATTATGGAGGCACCATGA
- a CDS encoding ArnT family glycosyltransferase, with protein sequence MQAIIFGNPPFRDPTNVGEYAFYPWLYHLTVAFLGKILGIFFVVTKVAPILILALSMFVLYKIAGENFNHRVAMVSVLIPLALKFPEAHPGALLSMVMIPLFYLALFRFSRDRDIKNSIFLGISWGLAGLTHVLGTFGAGAILLTKTVMDKIKRMKIEYNTVAIAIGVAILLLFWGPLLVMYHAETPNPYQELVMRHFTLPEFIISFLTFSLSFSGLKILLGMLTIPGIILGLIRDRDVFLPSLLGILGAGVLFIVLGDNLVAYKLSSYYFTLNALAILESLNWLSENLKWSKIMPSVVIILMGTSAITVGDYANSPWTVIGFKDPWYNDLRYWILDNSDVNTVFLSSYESSFFLFSISGRKTVLFRRTHASPFVDYDKRSLDIAIALAGNDTKESLRILRKYNVTYIYIDSFTKRDPIWVPYKYSNILMEKGIECRVGYAMYDPADPKSVKIKACLIEFKINPRLKRMLKLVYSNGETKIYKLINGQDN encoded by the coding sequence GTGCAGGCGATAATATTTGGGAACCCCCCGTTTAGGGATCCAACAAACGTTGGGGAGTATGCGTTCTATCCTTGGCTGTACCACCTTACAGTTGCCTTCCTGGGCAAGATCCTCGGGATATTTTTCGTAGTCACAAAGGTAGCTCCGATCCTTATTTTGGCACTCTCAATGTTCGTTCTCTATAAAATAGCAGGAGAGAACTTTAATCACAGAGTCGCAATGGTTTCGGTTTTAATACCACTTGCCCTTAAGTTTCCTGAAGCACATCCAGGGGCTCTGCTTTCAATGGTCATGATCCCCCTGTTCTACCTTGCTCTGTTTAGGTTCTCCAGAGATAGGGACATCAAAAATTCTATATTCCTGGGGATATCCTGGGGCTTGGCAGGTTTGACGCATGTGCTTGGAACTTTTGGTGCAGGAGCGATTTTATTAACCAAAACAGTGATGGATAAAATAAAGCGGATGAAGATCGAGTACAACACTGTGGCAATAGCTATTGGGGTCGCGATACTCCTCCTCTTTTGGGGCCCTCTATTAGTCATGTATCATGCAGAAACACCCAACCCATATCAGGAGCTAGTAATGAGGCACTTCACGCTTCCCGAGTTTATAATATCCTTCCTCACATTTTCCCTCTCCTTTTCCGGATTAAAAATTCTATTGGGGATGCTGACAATTCCTGGGATTATACTCGGCTTAATTAGGGATAGGGATGTATTCTTGCCTTCACTTTTGGGAATACTTGGAGCGGGAGTTCTGTTCATTGTGTTGGGTGACAACTTAGTAGCGTACAAGCTGTCCTCATACTATTTCACATTAAATGCCCTCGCAATCCTTGAATCGCTGAACTGGCTCTCTGAGAACTTGAAGTGGAGCAAAATAATGCCTTCAGTGGTTATTATCCTTATGGGGACTTCAGCCATAACTGTAGGTGACTATGCAAACTCTCCATGGACTGTCATTGGGTTTAAAGATCCGTGGTATAATGACCTCAGATACTGGATACTTGACAACTCTGACGTAAACACGGTGTTCTTGAGTAGCTATGAGAGCTCATTCTTTCTGTTTTCCATCTCTGGAAGAAAAACGGTATTGTTTAGGAGAACTCATGCATCTCCATTCGTGGATTATGATAAAAGAAGCCTCGATATAGCCATTGCACTTGCGGGCAATGACACCAAAGAATCACTAAGAATTCTCAGAAAGTACAACGTGACCTATATCTATATTGACAGCTTCACAAAGAGGGATCCAATCTGGGTGCCCTATAAGTACTCCAACATCCTCATGGAGAAGGGGATTGAGTGCAGGGTTGGATACGCCATGTATGACCCTGCAGACCCTAAGAGCGTGAAGATAAAGGCGTGTCTAATTGAGTTTAAAATTAATCCTAGGCTAAAAAGGATGCTAAAGCTTGTATACTCTAACGGAGAAACGAAGATATACAAGCTTATTAATGGACAAGACAATTAA